The Hymenobacter sp. DG25A nucleotide sequence ACCTTCAATACCTTGGGCGGCGCTTTTGCCACCAACGGCAGCTACAGCAGCAAAAACCTGGCGCACCCCAAGTTTGATTTCGGCCTGAACATCAAGAACCTGAACTTCCAGAATGCTTTTCAGGCGTTTACCTCCATCAAGAAGTTTGTGCCCCTGGCCCAGCAGATTGAAGGCATTTTCTCCACCAACTTTAACGTGAGCGGGGAAATGGGCCAGGACATGATGCCGGTGTACAGCTCCCTCACGGGTAAGGGCGTGTTCGAAATCATTCGGGCGGCGCTAGGCAACTCGCCGGTAATGAACAAAATCAGCGCCCTCACGCAGTTGCAGGAGCTCAAGAATTTTGCCGTCGAGCACAAAGACATAGCGGCCGAAATGCTCAATGGCAACTTCATTGTGAAGCCCTTCGACTTTAATGTGGGGCAGATAAAGCTCACGGTGGGCGGCTCCAGCAACGTAGATGGCAACCTGGAATACGTCACGGCCATTGATATGCCCACGGGCAAAGTAGGCAACCAGCTCAACAGCAAGCTCACCCAGCTGACCGGCGTATCGGATATCAAAGGCACGGAGCGCGTGACCTTGGGCGTGAAGATTGGCGGCTCCATGGCCGACCCCAAAGTGGCCCTGAGCAGCGGTAGCGTGAAAGGCCAGGCTAAAGACATAGCCAAAAGCCTGGTGACCAGTGTAGTAGAATCGAAGGTGAGCGACGCCAAGAACAAGCTGCTGGCCAAAGCCGGCCTGCAGCAGGACAGCGTGAAGCGCAGCCTGGCCGACCAGAAGCAGGCCGTGGAAGACCGCGCCCGGCTGGAAATAGAAAAAAAGCGCCTCGAAACCGAAGCCAGACTGAAAACCCAGGCCAAAGAGAAGCTCGGCAACATTCTGTTCGGCAAGCCCAAAGCCGCCCCGGTACCGGCCCCGGAACCCGCTAAAGCGGACACTACCAAGTCATAGGACAATATAAAGGGCAATATAATTTTGCTGGGTAACGTTTAAAGCCGATATGCGGTATAATACTTGCTCTTGGCCGCGGAGGCAGTAGCCTCATCGATGAACGTATTTTAGCTTCCCCTTCCCTCAAACCGCTTATATGAAGATTTTTCGTCTGATTCCGCTGGCTATGGCCGGCGCGCTGGCTCTGACCGGCTGTAACAACGACAACGATAATACCCCGGCCGCCGCCCAGGTGCGCGTGCTGCTGGTAGATGCCCCCGGCGACTATAAAGCCGTGAATATCGACCTGAAAAACGTACAGGTAAACGTAACTGATACCAACGGTGAGGACGGCTGGCAGACCCTGGATCAGGTAGCGGCCACCCGCTACAACCTCTTGGACTATGTGAATGGCCGCGCCGCCGTTATTGCCGGCAGCACCTTCCCCGCGGGGCACATTGAGCAGATCCGTCTGGTACTGGGCGACAACAACACCCTGACCCTGAAAGACGGAACCACTGTAGCGCTGAAAACTCCCAGCGGCCAGACTTCCGGCCTGAAAGTAAAGCTGAACACCGATCTGGAAGAAGGCGTCACTTATAGCATTGTGCTCGACTTTGACGTGGCTAAGTCCATTGTGGCGCGCGGCAATGGCGAATACAACCTGAAGCCGGTAATCCGGGCCGTAGCTTTGGCCGCGGCGGGTGCTATTCGTGGCACGGTAGATCCGGCGGCGGCTCATCCGCAGGTGCTGGCTATCCGCACGGCCGGTGGCGCAGTAGATACCCTCAGCACCTTCGCTGATAACGATGGTGGCTTCCTGATTCCGGGTGTATCGGCTGGTACGTACCGGGTGGAGTTCCGCGCCGGCGAGCCCTACAAAAACGTTGACAAGACGGATGTGCAGGTGACCAACGACCACACTACTGATCTGGGCGTTATCAGCCTGGACTAAGGTAATTTCAATGCCATAAAAAAAGGGCCTCCGCATTGTGCGGAGGTCCTTTTTTTATGGCATTGAAATTACCAGCCTTCAACCCTAGCCAGGCAGTTGCTGCAGCAGAGTCAGGAGTTCCTGCTGCGTGGCCTGCGTTCTGTTTTTGGCATACCAGGCGTGCACCTGCTCCGCATATTCTTCGTGCGTGGCCCCGCTGGCTTTCAGGCTGGAGAACAACTCCTGCGCCAGTACGGGCCGGGGCCCCCAGCTGGCAAGCTCTGTGAGGGAATCAGCGTGCAGCACCACCAGCCGCGGAATAGAGCGGGCACCGTTGGTGAGGTAGCGGTCCATCAGGTCCGGGTTTTCGTCGCGCAGGAAATAGCGGGTGCTGATGCGGCCGTTGCTGGCCTGTGCTATCTTTTCCAGCACCGGCACAATCTGGGCGGCATCCCCGCACCAGCCTTCCGTGAGGATAAGCCATTCGTAGCGGCCCGCCAGGCCCGTTAATGCTTGCAGCAGCTCGGGCAGCAGCTCCGTTTTTTTGTCGAGGCGCTCCATGCGCTGAATGTTGAGGCGGGCGTAGTCCGTGAGGTCCTCTGACTGCAGGGGGCCCGTGGTTTTACCCTCGGCCATCAGCTCATCAATCAGGGTCCGGTAAGAGTTATAGGAATGAGCCCCCGCCAGCCGCTCGGGACTGAGCACAGGGTCCGTAGTGATAATGGAGTTCATCTGTACAGCGTGAATGTCAAAAGAGGTATAACAAACAAAACCTCCCTTTGGCCGGCGGGGAGCCGGCTAAAGGGAGGTTTTCGCTATCTGTATCTACCTATAAGCTGGGCGTATCGGCCATAGCGGCCTGGGCAGTCAGCTCGCGGCAGTAGGTGATAAAGTCGGTATTGATGGGCTCCAGACCGTTTTCGCGCAGGCGCAGGGCCACTTGGGCCCGGTGGTAGTTGGCATGCACCGGCACGTGGGTAAAAATATCGGCTACCTGGCTCACGTAAGACTCCCCGGCCGAGTTGGTGTAGGCAATCAGGCGGTTAAGCTCGGTTTCATCGGCGCTGCTGATTAAGTGCAGCAGCCGCCCGGAGGTTTGCTCGTGCAGCTGGTGGCATTGGGCCAGGGTGTGCTCCTGCCAAACCTTCACGGGGCTCTTGGTATCGGTCAGCCGGCCAATCCAGATGGCCTGGGCGTTGAGTACGTGGCTGAACAGACGCAGGCACACGGCCGGAACTTCCTGCCCGGAGGCTTCAATCTCGTCTAATCGACGCAAGAGCGTGTTGTTGGCCCACACGTTGTAGGCCGCCAGTTTTTCAATGGTGTTACTCATGAATATAAGTGGTTGCAAAGGCGGAGGAAGCAGAAAGCGCGCGTCCGGGGTTAGCCGGCCATACGCCAGGCCGCAGCTCTAGGGCCCGGTTGGGAGGAGAGCCGCTTTAGCGCGCATCTTCCCAAACCAACTTCTCATTGGTTCGGTTCTTTTCAAAATCGGGGCACTTGCCGTCGCCGCGGCCCGTAATACCCCCGTCGGGCTGGCAAATTACTTTGCCCTTGGCGTCGTACAGGGTGGTGAACTGGTCGCAGCAGGGGGCGCTCTGGTAGTATACCGTTTGCCCCTCCAAGGTGTAGCTCAGAATGCGGGCCCGCGGGTTCTGGGGCTTATCAGCCTGCAGGGCGCTGATTTTCTTTTGCAGCCAGGCCGGCCGGGCCGTCGTATCAAAGCGTACCATAGCAGGTTCAGGAGTAGCCTCGGTGGTTGGATTAGCTACCGGAGCCGGGGTGGAAGGCCCGCTAACGGGGCCGGCAGTATCATCAGTAGGCGTGGTTACCGCCACCTGGCGCTGACACGCGGTAGTGCTGAGCAGGGCCGCGGCAAACAAAGGAGCAAAAGAGAAAAGCAAACGCATAGCAGACAGGAATAGGGGCGCGAAAGTAACAGGCAGAATGCAAATACAAGGCCGGATGCGCCCGGGCTACTGCTTACGCCGCCGGGGCCGGCGTGGTTCTATAGCCGCCAAACCCTAAAAGTGGGTCCGCAACTCCCAGAGGCGGGGTCCAAAAATCAGCAGGCCTACCGCCAGGGCTGCCAGGGCCACTACCAGCACCGCGCCGGCCGCTACATCTTTAGCGCGGCCAGCCAGCTGATGATACTGCGGCGACACCAGGTCGACAATAGCTTCTACTGCCGTATTCAGCAATTCGGCGCTCCACACGGCCCCCACCGCCAGGGCCACCAGGGCCCACTCCCACCGCTCCAGACGGAAGTAAAATCCCAGCGCAACCACGCCCGCCGTAGCCAGCGCATGAAAGCGTAGGTGCACCTCGGAGGTTAGGGCCAGGCGCACCCCCCGGAAGGCGTGGCCAAAGCTGGCGGCGCGCTGCCGCAATACCCGGAAACGTTGCGGTTGGCTAGCCACGGGCGTCGAACTCCTGAAAAATGGTCATCCGGAGCATATCCCACTCTGGTTTCAGGATGCTGAAGTACACGGAGTCGCGGCGGCGCCCACCCTGCGTAACCATATGGCTGCGCAGGATGCCTTCTTCGGTGGCGCCCATACGGCGCATGGCCTCCCGGGATTTCCAGTTCAGGGCATCGGTTTTCAGCTCTACCCGCTCACAGCCCAGCTCGCCAAAAGCATATTTCAGCAGCAGGTGCTTGGCGGCGCGGTTCAGGCCGGTGCGCTGATAGTCAGCGCCCAGCCACGTCCAGCCAATTTCCAGGCGGTGGTCGGCCAGCGCCAGGTTGCCGTAGCTGGTGCTGCCCACCACCCGGCCGCTTTGCTTATCTACAATGGCAAACGGGTAGCGCAGTCCTTTTTTTCGCTCGCGCATGGCCTTGGTCAGGTAACCGGCCAGCCCCACGGCGTCGCCGGGGTTGGGGTCCACGGTGAAGCGCCAGATTTCAGGGTCGAAGATGACGGCCTTCAAATCCTCAAAATCGGTAAGCTCCAGGGGCCGTAGCCGAACCCGGTCGTTTTCGAGGGTAATGCAGCGCGTGAAATCCATGTGGGCGTGGAACGGTTAGAGAAAAACAAAAGTAGCGCGAAGCTCCGGCTTCGCGCACGAGCAGAGCGAGTTATGACGTATGCAGACGCCTGCTACTCGCTGCACTCGTGCGCGAAGCCGGAGCGTCGCGCTACTTTTTGGCTACTTTTTAATCTCGCCTACCATGTCCTCGGGCTTCAGCCACTCATTGAACTGCTCCTCGGTAAGGTAGCCGAGCTGCAGGGCGGTTTCCTTCAGCGTAGAGCCATTTTTGTGAGCCTTCTGGGCAATTTCGGCGGCTTTGTAGTAGCCAATGTGCGGGTTGAGGGCCGTTACCAGCATCAGGGAGGAGTCTACGTGCTTTTTGATGTTGGCTTCCAGGGGCTCAATGCCGACGGCGCACTTATCGTTGAAGCTCACGCACACGTCGCCAATCAGGCGGGCGGAGTGCAGGAAGTTATAGATCATCACGGGCTTGAACACGTTCAGCTCGAAGTGGCCGCTCATGCCGCCAATGTTGATGGCCACGTCATTGCCCATTACCTGCGCGGCTACCATGGTCATGGCCTCGCACTGGGTGGGGTTTACCTTGCCGGGCATAATGCTGGAGCCGGGCTCGTTGTCGGGGATGTGCAGCTCGCCAATGCCGGCGCGCGGGCCTGACGCCAGCAGGCGGATGTCGTTGGCTATTTTCATCATGCTGGCAGCTACCGTTTTCAGGGCGCCGTGGGCTTCCACAATGGCATCGTGAGCGGCCAGGGCTTCAAACTTGTTTTCGGCGGTGATGAAGGGAAGGCCGGTGAGGTCGGCAATGTGTTTGGCCACGTTTTCGGAGTAGCCGGGAGGCGTGTTAATGCCCGTGCCCACAGCGGTGCCGCCCAAGGCCAGCTCAGAAAGGTGCGCCAGCGTGTTTTTGATGGCGCGCAGGCCATGGTCGAGCTGCGACACGTAGCCGCTGAACTCCTGACCCACCGTAAGCGGCGTGGCGTCCATGAGGTGCGTGCGGCCGATTTTTACGATGTGCATGAACTGCTCGCTCTTGGCCCGCAGCGTGTCGCGCAGCTTCTCAATGCCGGGAATGGTAACCTCCACCAGAATCTTGTAGGCCGCAATGTGCATGGCCGTGGGGAAGGTGTCATTTGAGCTCTGCGACTTGTTGACGTCGTCGTTGGGTGCCAGAAACTTCTTCTCATCCGAGAGCTGCCCGCCGTTGAGCACGTGGCCACGGTAGGCAATTACCTCGTTCACGTTCATGTTGCTCTGGGTGCCCGAGCCGGTTTGCCACACCACCAGCGGAAACTCCTTGTCCAGCTTGCCTTCCAGAATTTCATCGGCCACGCGGCCAATCAGCTCGGCTTTTTCGGCCGTCAGAATGCCGGCGTCGCGGTTGGTGAGGGCGGCGGCTTTCTTCAGATAAGCAAAAGCACGGATGATTTCCTTGGGCATCCGGTTGATGTCCTGGGCAATCTGAAAGTTGTCGATGGAGCGCTGGGTCTGGGCGCCGTAGTAGGCGTCCTGGGGCACCTGCACGGTGCCCATGGTGTCTTTCTCCTTGCGGAACTGGGTCATAACGCTATGGGGTGAGAAGGAAATGAGATAACAGAGAACAAGTAAACTGGCCAACCGGCGGCACCGCGGTATACGGCATGGGCCGGGCAGGCGGCGCGGCAAAAGTACACAACGGCCGGGAGCCCAAAGCGTGCTGCCCCGAAAACTCTGCTGCCCATTGGAATACCAGCCATGCCGCCGCTGACTACGTACACACCAGCCCCTGTTACGTGCTACTCTCCTCTCATCTCTACCTTGTTACGCCCTATGAGCACTATCAAAAAAGTGATTGAAGTACTGGCCAGCTCTGAGAAAAGCTTCGAAGATGCCCTGCAGCGGGCCCTCACGGAGACCAGCACCACGGTAAAAGGCATCAAATCTATCTACATAAAAGACCAGAGCTGCCGGGTGCGCGACAATAAAATTGTGGAGTACCGGGTCACCGCCAAAATCAGCTTTGAGGTGATGCACAAGTGGGTGCCAGGCCACGGAGCCGGTGCCGCGGAAGCCGTGGCCGGATCCGGCATGCCCGATTATAGTGGCGTGGAAATAAAAACGCACCCCGATGAGCCCCTGGAGGTAAAGCCCGGCGGCAGCGCTACCGCCCCCGAAAGCGGGGGTGGCTACAGCGGCTAGTTGGTTAGCGGTTGTCGAAGCGGAATATCACGCTTACCTGGGCCTTGTGGGCAATGCGTTGCCCATTTACCACGGCCGGGTACCAGGCCGGGCCCTCTTTCAGCAGGCGGATGGCTTCCGCATCGTACTCGTCGCTCAGGGGTTCTACTACTTTAATATCCTGCAGCGAGCCATCGGCCGCCACAATAAAGCGCAGCTTTACGGCCACTTTGGCCCCGTAGGCGGCGGCAGGCGGATCTTTTTCCGGGTAGCGAACTTCCCGCTCTACATATTGATTGAAGGCGGCCAGGCCCCCGGCGGGCGTGGGGGCAATATCCGGGATAGTGGGCATTTTGGCCGCCCGTCCCCGGCCTTCCGGCACTACGGTACTGGGTGCCGTGCTGGTCAGGGGCGTCATGCTCAGGGCCAGCATGGAGTCAGGGCCCAGCACACGCTCATTGTCGCGGTAGCCGGCGGCCATAAACGTGAGGCTGGATACCCCGGCCGGCACCAGCAGCTCAAACCGGCCGTCTTCATTGGTTTTGCTTTGCACGGCAGTGCCGGTGGCATGCACGGCTACGCCGGCCAGCGCTTTGCCGGTAGGCCCATCGGTCAGGCGGCCACTGATGCGGCGGGCCGGCTGTGTGGCGGGCTTCAGGGTTTCGGGCGAGGAAACTGCCGGGGCTTTACCGGCAGCAGTTGTGGTGGCAGCTGCCGAATCCATTGCTGACAATGGCGCCACCTGCGCGGCGTATTGCCCGCTGTCCGGGGAAGGTTTGGTGGTAGCTAAAGATGCCTTACCGGCGCCTGCAGCCGGTGCAGGTGGTACGTTGCGCCATTTGTTGCGCATCGTGGCCACGTAGCGGGTGCGACGGGCTTTCGTTTTTTTCTGAGCTACGGGCTTGCTAACCGGCTGAACGACTGCCACTATTTTTTTTGCAGCCAGTGGCGCGGGCGTGGTCACGGGGGCCGCGGCCTCCGGCTGCGGCGCAGCCGCTGGGGTGCGCGTAACTACGGCTTGCTGAGCCGGGGAAGAAGCGGCTGGTTGGCGGTGCGGCCGCATCCAGAAGAAAGTGCCGGCTATAACCAGTACTAAAATGGCCGCGGCGGCCTGCCACCACATCCCGCCTATGGGCCGACCAGCGGCCCCGCTGCCTACGCGGGCCTGTAAGCGCTGGTGTAGCTCGGTCAGGGCCCGGTCCGTGGTGGCCGCATCGGTTTGGGAAAGGCCCTCCAGAATATCGGCGCACTGCGTACATGCCAGGGTGTGGGCTTCTATGGTATGCTGTTCAGCAGAGGGAAGGTCTCCGGCTACGTAGCGCCGTAGCAGCTCTACGGGCAAATGCCGGTTAGCTGCAGAGGTGGCGGAGGAGGCGGAGCTATGAGGGTGCATTGAAGGAAGAAGGTGATTCGAGGTGGCGGCGCAGGTTGCGCTTGCCGTTTTGGATATGGCTTTTTACTGCGTTCAGGTCGTATCCTGTTTCAGTGGAGATGTCGCGGTAGCATTTGTTTTCGAGGTAAAACAGCCTCAGGCACTGCTGCTGGCCGGGCGGAAGCTCGGCCAGGGCATGTTCCAGCGCCTGCAGGCGCTCCTCGGTAAACAGGGCTTCCTCCGGGTCATCGTCTGACTGATGCCGCGCCACTACCGATTCCATATCGGCGGCATCAGAAAAGTGCAACACCAGACTTCCGCCGCTGTCGGGGCCGGTGCGTTTGTGGGCGCGCAGCACCATCAGGCAATGGTTGCGGGCCGTGGTGTGCAGCCAGGCCGGGAAGTTGCTGACCTCGTGCTGGCGCAGGGTATCTACCAGCTTTTCAAAGAGCTGCATCACGGCATCCTTGGCATCTTCTTCCTCGTGCAGGTAGCGCCGGCAGGTGGCAAATACCTCCGTCATGTAGCGTTCATAGAGCACGCCCAGGTCGGCTACGTCGCCGTGCTGGCGGTAGCGTAGTAGCAGCTCCTCATCGGAGAGGGCAGCCGGCAGCGTAGGGCGACGTTTGAACCACATAAGATGCAGAACCCAACAGGTAAGCGGGAAAGCTACGGTTTCGTTGCCATAAGATACGGGGTCTGCGGTTTATCTGCAGCGCGTAAGCTTGCAGGGCTCAGCTTACCCTGGTGTGCTTACCGAAAAACCAACGGCCCCGTGTGGAATCGGATGCCGGCCGGCATCAGACAGAAAATACTTCGTGATACCCGCATAAAAACTTACTCGGCAACTGCCGCACCGAAGTTGCCTTGCTGGCCCGCTCATCGCCCAAAAATGCGCCGCAAAGCAGGCGCAGGAAGGTGCCCGGCAGCAATGAATATCAGGATAAAAACAGAAATGCTTTGCCATCGGAAACCGCTCGAAAGCAACGCACAAACCCAACAGAATTTTCCGCGGTGAAAGCATAGGGGCAGGCTGGGTCCGGTACTCACCAGCCCAGTCAGGGGCGGCCAGCTGTTTGCAGACGGCTGGAGCTACTGCCCCTGTAAGGCCTGGTCTGCCCCGGCGCCGTTTTAGTTGTTATGGCCGGGGCCGCCTTCCCGGCTATTCAGATGCAAAAAGCCCCGCTGATTGCACAGCGGGGCTTTTTGCATGCTTACTAATCTATTAGAAAGAGCTCAGCGGAGCTTAGAAGGAGTAGTTGAGCGAGGCTTTAATCACGCGGTTCTGCGCATCAAAGCGGTTGTTCTTATCCAACGAAGACAGGCCGTAGTCGTAGCCGGCGCTGATGCCCAGGCCCATATCCGACTGGTAGCCCAGGCCACCTACTACCCCAAAATCGACGGGGCGGAACTGATCTTTCACGTCAAAATCATGCTGGTAAGCGGAGAAGCCAAGAGCGCCGGCCTGCAGCCGCACTTTGTTGCTCAGCAGGAAAGAGGCCTGGGGCCCGGCATAGAGATAGAAGCCGGGGGTGAGGTACGCTTTTAATAGCACGGGTACATCCAGGTAGGCCATGCGCGCCGTGGCCGTCACGCGGGTATTCAGGAAGTCAAACTGCTCGAAGGGAATCTTGCCGGAAAGCTGCATGCCTTTCTCCGAGTACAGGGCGCCGGGCTCAATGGCGAAATGCTCGCCCAGGGGCAGCGTAGCGTACAGGCCGGCGTGGAAGCCGGGCTTCATTTCCTTGGTAACGGCACCTTCCGTAAAATCGGCCAGGTCCATCACGCTGTTCACGGCATCACCGGACCAGTCGGCTACGTTCACGCCGGCTTTAATGCCCAGCTGTACGCCTTTGGTGGTAGAGGCAGCGGAAGTGGAATAGGTAGTGCGAGTGGGGGTGCGGCCGGTGTAGGCGGGTACACGGTGGGTTTGCACCTGCGCCTGGGCCAGGTTGCCGAACGCCGAAAACAATAGGGTAGCCGCGGCCAGGCGGCCGAAAAGTCGCTTCAAAATCATGGCAGTAAAAATCAGGAGTGCGGAGGAAGAATAAGGACCGGTAACCACAGTGCGCGCTACGGGCCGTCCGGCTTCTGAACAGTACTATTACAAAACCGTGCCAGTTATTTGTAGCCCAGAATAATGAATTATTTAATGATTGATAATCAGAATATTATAATTAATAACCGGTGTTTAACAGCACCAAATAGAGTGTGATAAGGCTGTTTTTAAAGCTGCCAGACGGTTATTCCGGGCGGGCAGCGGAGCGCAGCGTATCGATGGGGGCGGGAGCTACGGGCAAGCTGTCGGGCAGGGCCGCCGGGCGCGGCATGGGTGCTATTTTGGGAATGGGTTTTTTAGATGGTTTGGGCTTGCGGGCCGCCGTGGCCTTGGGCGTGCTCTTCTTTTTAGCCGCCGCAGCTTTGGCGGCCGCCGCCTCGGCCTTTAACTTGGTAATGCGCCGCTCCAGATTCTCGAGCATGTACTGCGCATCGGACTTAAACTGTGGCTCCGTGAACAGGGCCACGGCCAGCTGGGCCTCGTGGCGGGCTTTGGGCAGCTGGTGCAGCTCTATGTAGTCGTAAGCCAGGTTGAAATGGGCCAGGGCGTAGTTCTTGCGCAGGGAAATGGTGTGCTCAAAGGCCCCTGAGCTGGCTTTAAACTGACCCAGCCGCATGTAGGCATAGCCCAGGGCATAGTAGGAAAGGTAGTCGCCGTAACCGTGCTTGTGGGCTGCTTCGTAATGCTGCACCATCAATGGGAACAGGTTGTCTTCGGTGCGGCCGGGCTCGGCGCAGCCACACTGCTGCACCTCAAAATAGTAGTCGGCCAGGCCTTTATCCAGCTTATAGTTATCGGGGTACTTCTTGTGCAGGCCTTCCAGAATGGTGCGCACGGGAAAGAAAAAGGCCAGCGTATCGGTGCGGGCCAGCACCCGGATGGAGTCCAGCGGCTGGGTGAGCGAGAGGTTGCGGAAGGCAAACCGGCGGTAGTTCAGGTGCCGGCTGTGGTACTGCAGCGCCAGCTCCGAGGCCATAAGCGCCACGGCCGGGCGCTTATGCTCGGGGTCAAAGTTCTGCAGCAGTACAAAGGCCGACTCATACTTGCGCTCCAAGATCAGCTGGTTGGCCCGCTGCAGCACAATAGACTCGCCCTGCGCCCACGCGCCGGCCACTGGCAGCAGCCAGCTCAACAATAACAACACTCTAAAACGCATCATGCAGGAGAATAGCGAAGCAAGATACTGCCCCGGCCGCATTCAGGGCATAAACCGGGCCGGCTGACGGCAAAGGTCATCGAAAACTGCCCCCAGTACCTTGCATTTTCGAAATCCTTGGCTAGCTTTGGTCAACAACCCCCTGCAGATCATGCCTACGCCCGCGGCCCGCTTCTATTTTAGCTACTACTTCTACTACGGCAAACCGTAGCAGCGAGGCCCCTGTTTGTAGCATCATCCCACAAACTCATGCAAGCCTCCCTACCCGGAGGCTTTTTTTACGCCCTTTCTGATTCCATGCGTTCCGGTACCGCTCCTTTCAGCTTCTTCTTTCGCTACTACTTCTATTACCGGAAGCAGCGGGGCCCCTTTTGCATGTTCTAACCACTCAGAATGCAGCAACTACCTAGGGCCCCGCAACCGCGCCGGCCCTTTTTTATTTCCGTTTTTCGCTGATTACCATGCCGCATACCATTGCCATTCAGGGTTTCGAAGGCAGCTTCCACCAGATAGCTGCCCGGCACTACTTCGGCCCCGCGGCCCTGACTGCGCCCTGCGCCACGTTTGGAGAAGTGGTGCGTCAGGTAGCCAGCGGCACGGCACCCTATGGCCTGATGGCCATTGAAAACTCTATTGCCGGCAGCATTCTGCCCAACTATAACCTGCTGCGCCAGGCCAACCTGCGCGTAACCGGCGAGGTGTACCTGCAGATCCGGCAGCATCTGATGGCTTTGCCCGGCCAGCAGCTGGCCGATATTCAGGAGGTGCACTCCCATCCCATGGCCCTGCTGCAGTGCGCCGACTTCCTGAACCAGCACGGCCCCTGGCGGCTGGTAGAAACCGAAGACACGGCTCTCAGTGCGCAGCGCATCCGGGAAGGGCTGCGCACGGGCATGGCCGCCGTGGCCGGCAAGCTGGCCGCCGAGCTGTTTGGGCTGGAAATTCTGGAGAAGGATATTCACTCCGAAAAGAAAAACTACACCCGCTTTCTGGCGTTGGCGCGGCCCGAGAATGCGGCGCCGGTGGCGCAGTCCAATAAAGCCTCGGTGTACTTCCATACCACCCACGCCCAGGGCAGCCTGGCCCAGGTGCTGGTCCGCATTGCCGGGCAGGGCATCAACCTATCCAAGCTCCAGTCCTTCCCCATTCCGGCCAAAACCTGGCATTACTACTTCCACGCCGACCTGGAGTTTGACGACCCGGCCCAGCTGGAAGCCGCGTTGCGGGAAATAAAGCCCGTAACGGAAGGGCTGGAGGTGCTGGGCGTATATCACAGAGGCGCCACCTATAAGTAAGCCCGAAACCACAGAACATCAGACAGAGGCGAAGCATCTCGCTTGCTGAGTTTGCCATAGTAATTATATACCACTGCACGCGAGATGCTTCGGCTTCGCCTCTGCATGACAGATAAAAACGAACATCTATGCAAGTTTCCGTAGCCAGCCGCCTTCACCACACGCAGGAGTACTACTTCTCTCAGAAGCTGCGCGA carries:
- a CDS encoding porin family protein yields the protein MILKRLFGRLAAATLLFSAFGNLAQAQVQTHRVPAYTGRTPTRTTYSTSAASTTKGVQLGIKAGVNVADWSGDAVNSVMDLADFTEGAVTKEMKPGFHAGLYATLPLGEHFAIEPGALYSEKGMQLSGKIPFEQFDFLNTRVTATARMAYLDVPVLLKAYLTPGFYLYAGPQASFLLSNKVRLQAGALGFSAYQHDFDVKDQFRPVDFGVVGGLGYQSDMGLGISAGYDYGLSSLDKNNRFDAQNRVIKASLNYSF
- a CDS encoding prephenate dehydratase translates to MPHTIAIQGFEGSFHQIAARHYFGPAALTAPCATFGEVVRQVASGTAPYGLMAIENSIAGSILPNYNLLRQANLRVTGEVYLQIRQHLMALPGQQLADIQEVHSHPMALLQCADFLNQHGPWRLVETEDTALSAQRIREGLRTGMAAVAGKLAAELFGLEILEKDIHSEKKNYTRFLALARPENAAPVAQSNKASVYFHTTHAQGSLAQVLVRIAGQGINLSKLQSFPIPAKTWHYYFHADLEFDDPAQLEAALREIKPVTEGLEVLGVYHRGATYK